One window from the genome of Streptococcus parasanguinis encodes:
- a CDS encoding TcaA second domain-containing protein — MQKKWVELFEKVIGRKPSPEEFMAGKACGFDLKQIQSIAGNAPEEVAPVEEPVLEPVEVVKNVDPLLAARQAWLQHFEETYGRKPSAEEFTAAKSQNFEFFVEPVPEAEFANPDSTEETQEYVPQQPTQEYTTPLAAEQTQVFAGPNVTEAGPAQKKQKAPKTKGGKKLSKKKIGIISAIAVLVIALVAAFFYFQSTTRVEVTADKFIKAVDTKDYREAADLLSTDNDKWTKDEAENFITSMEDQGVDIGTELNKIIDNGGEGSYTDKSGNKIFGLEKADKKFGIFQEYRVASYPVQVKVKTNLDQAKLKVAANKTVTLKKDAVTDLGSFHYNTKEMELTAKTEVGNVTSKIHLNPKKATKNNLELQLNSEKRNLEVEFPDEVENPTDVKVVVNGKEVGTSTTFEVDSIPYQEIEVHAVFNMNGETYTTEKAKVTIEEGENDPIELKLAKDTLKRIKSAQDAKKAQAAKEEQNRTLAEEFLKEYRDAVFSSVSNRNNTYSKYYDTQSQAYKDMVEFTTGDGVRKAKIDYYTPGALDIQSVTEENGVVTIKTYEDFTVHYTDSHPDSQNRKYKTYTLKKVGASYVITDIVVTKES, encoded by the coding sequence ATGCAAAAGAAATGGGTTGAATTATTTGAAAAAGTGATCGGTCGCAAACCGTCACCAGAAGAGTTTATGGCTGGGAAAGCCTGTGGATTTGATTTAAAACAAATTCAGTCTATCGCAGGCAATGCTCCAGAAGAAGTAGCTCCTGTAGAGGAACCGGTGCTTGAACCAGTTGAAGTAGTGAAGAATGTCGATCCTCTTCTAGCAGCTCGTCAGGCTTGGTTGCAACATTTTGAAGAAACCTATGGCCGCAAGCCAAGTGCGGAAGAATTTACCGCGGCTAAAAGTCAAAACTTCGAGTTTTTTGTAGAACCTGTGCCTGAAGCAGAATTTGCGAACCCAGATTCAACAGAAGAAACACAGGAATATGTACCTCAACAGCCGACTCAAGAGTATACGACTCCACTTGCCGCTGAGCAAACGCAGGTCTTTGCTGGTCCAAATGTTACAGAAGCAGGTCCAGCTCAGAAAAAACAAAAGGCCCCTAAAACGAAGGGTGGAAAGAAACTTTCCAAGAAGAAAATTGGGATTATTTCTGCTATCGCAGTCCTTGTGATCGCTTTGGTAGCGGCCTTCTTTTACTTCCAGTCTACAACACGTGTCGAAGTGACTGCAGATAAATTCATTAAGGCAGTGGACACCAAAGATTATCGCGAGGCAGCAGACCTTCTTTCAACCGATAACGACAAATGGACGAAGGATGAAGCCGAAAACTTTATTACCAGCATGGAAGATCAAGGGGTCGATATCGGCACAGAGTTGAACAAGATCATCGATAATGGTGGAGAAGGTAGCTATACGGATAAATCTGGAAACAAGATTTTTGGTTTGGAAAAGGCGGACAAGAAATTTGGAATCTTCCAAGAATACCGTGTGGCCAGCTATCCAGTGCAAGTCAAGGTCAAGACCAATTTGGACCAAGCCAAACTCAAAGTGGCTGCCAATAAAACGGTAACCTTGAAGAAAGATGCAGTGACAGACCTTGGTTCTTTCCATTACAATACAAAAGAAATGGAATTGACTGCTAAAACTGAAGTCGGAAATGTCACTTCTAAGATCCATCTCAATCCTAAAAAAGCAACTAAGAACAACTTAGAATTGCAGTTGAATTCTGAAAAACGCAATTTAGAAGTTGAGTTCCCAGATGAAGTTGAAAACCCAACGGATGTGAAGGTTGTAGTCAACGGCAAAGAAGTCGGAACCAGCACGACCTTTGAAGTAGATAGCATCCCTTATCAAGAAATTGAAGTACATGCTGTCTTCAACATGAATGGGGAAACCTATACAACTGAGAAGGCTAAGGTGACGATTGAAGAGGGTGAGAACGATCCGATCGAACTCAAACTAGCCAAAGATACCCTAAAACGCATCAAGAGTGCACAAGATGCTAAGAAAGCGCAAGCTGCCAAAGAAGAACAAAATCGGACCTTGGCGGAAGAATTCTTGAAAGAGTACCGCGACGCTGTCTTTAGCTCCGTTTCAAACCGAAATAACACCTACTCTAAATACTATGACACACAAAGTCAAGCTTACAAGGACATGGTTGAGTTCACAACTGGTGATGGTGTTCGAAAGGCTAAAATTGATTACTATACTCCAGGAGCTTTGGATATTCAAAGTGTCACTGAAGAAAATGGTGTGGTGACGATCAAGACTTATGAAGACTTTACCGTGCATTATACAGATAGTCATCCAGATTCACAAAACCGTAAGTACAAGACCTACACCTTGAAAAAAGTAGGCGCAAGTTATGTGATTACAGATATTGTCGTAACAAAAGAATCATAG
- the ldcB gene encoding LD-carboxypeptidase LdcB/DacB → MKARFSKLTLVTVALLTLTACSQSQSTSSKSSAKEESKQTQTKSSKETSSAKDTSKETGKEESSKAGKSDVKVDSGVSYNGSYYSVKGKYGEVMIANKHYPLSPDFNPGEDPEAVSALHELIAAMQAEGYPISDQYSGFRSYDTQVGLYQNYVNQDGQEAADRYSARPGYSEHQTGLTFDLIDTSGNLVTEPGPSKWLLKNAAKYGFVVRYQEGKEKVTGYMPESWHLRYIGKEAQDIADSGLSLEEYYGFTGGDYVDK, encoded by the coding sequence ATGAAAGCAAGATTTTCCAAATTAACTTTGGTGACAGTTGCCTTGTTAACCCTGACAGCTTGCTCCCAATCTCAATCCACTAGTTCTAAATCTTCTGCAAAAGAAGAAAGCAAACAGACTCAAACCAAGTCTTCCAAAGAAACGTCTTCTGCAAAGGATACGTCAAAAGAGACAGGAAAAGAAGAGTCGTCAAAAGCTGGTAAGTCAGATGTGAAAGTGGATTCTGGTGTGAGCTATAATGGTTCCTACTATAGTGTCAAAGGGAAATATGGTGAGGTCATGATCGCCAACAAACACTATCCCTTGTCGCCTGACTTTAACCCAGGTGAAGATCCTGAAGCTGTTTCAGCCCTTCATGAATTGATCGCAGCCATGCAGGCAGAAGGTTATCCGATCAGTGACCAATATAGTGGTTTTCGTAGCTACGATACCCAAGTTGGCCTCTATCAAAACTATGTCAATCAAGATGGTCAGGAAGCAGCAGATCGTTATTCTGCAAGACCAGGTTATAGTGAACACCAGACAGGTTTGACCTTTGATTTGATCGATACCAGTGGGAATCTGGTGACCGAACCTGGACCAAGTAAGTGGTTGCTCAAGAACGCCGCTAAATATGGATTTGTGGTTCGTTACCAAGAAGGTAAAGAAAAAGTAACAGGCTACATGCCTGAAAGCTGGCATCTCCGCTATATCGGAAAAGAAGCACAAGATATCGCTGACTCAGGTTTGAGTCTAGAAGAATACTATGGCTTCACCGGTGGCGATTACGTTGATAAATAA
- a CDS encoding DNA topology modulation protein, with protein MKIVIIGYSGSGKSTLAENLARYYSIPKLHMDTLQFQPGWIDSDRDWMEKEMRQFLSDHRDWVIDGNYSWCCYEERMEQADQIIFLNFSRWNCLYRGWKRYRRYKGHVRESMAAGCPERFDWEFIRWILWDGRTKTARERYQNIHSTYPEKFISLKNQKELDEFLKNIQ; from the coding sequence ATGAAAATTGTTATTATCGGCTATTCTGGATCTGGAAAATCTACCTTGGCTGAAAACTTAGCTCGCTACTACTCCATTCCCAAGCTACATATGGACACCCTTCAATTTCAACCGGGTTGGATAGACAGTGATCGGGATTGGATGGAGAAAGAGATGAGACAGTTTCTCAGCGATCATAGAGACTGGGTCATTGATGGCAATTACTCTTGGTGCTGCTATGAGGAGAGAATGGAGCAAGCCGACCAGATCATCTTTCTCAACTTCTCTCGTTGGAACTGCCTCTATAGAGGGTGGAAACGATACCGCCGTTATAAGGGACACGTCCGTGAGAGTATGGCAGCAGGGTGCCCTGAACGCTTCGATTGGGAATTCATCCGTTGGATTCTTTGGGACGGACGAACAAAAACTGCCAGAGAAAGGTATCAAAACATCCACTCCACCTACCCCGAAAAATTTATCTCTCTCAAGAACCAAAAAGAGCTGGATGAGTTTCTAAAAAACATACAATAA
- the rpsT gene encoding 30S ribosomal protein S20, translated as MEVNNLANIKSAIKRAELNVKQNEKNSAQKSAMRTAIKAFEANPSEELYRAASSAIDKAETKGLIHKNKASRDKARLAAKLG; from the coding sequence ATGGAGGTGAATAACTTGGCAAACATTAAATCAGCTATCAAACGCGCTGAATTGAACGTTAAACAAAACGAAAAAAACTCAGCTCAAAAATCAGCTATGCGTACTGCAATCAAAGCTTTTGAAGCAAACCCATCTGAAGAACTTTACCGCGCTGCTAGCTCAGCTATCGATAAAGCAGAAACTAAAGGTTTGATCCACAAGAATAAAGCTAGCCGTGATAAAGCACGTCTTGCAGCGAAACTTGGTTAA
- the coaA gene encoding type I pantothenate kinase — MDKEFLHFEKINRETWQNLHRKTTPPLSQTELNSIKSFNDRINLQDVRDVYLPLTNLIGIYKRSKEDLAFSKGIFLQKTSERQPFIIGVSGSVAVGKSTTSRLLQILLSRTFEGSTVELVTTDGFLYPNAILKEQEILNRKGFPESYDMELLLDFLNQIKNNKSVEIPVYSHEIYDIVPDEKQTILPADFVIVEGINVFQNPQNDSLYMTDFFDFSIYVDAAVDDIESWYIDRFQKLLALAQNDPNNYYYRFTEQPLEEVLSMAHQVWESINLVNLQHYIQPTRNRADLILHKATNHEIDEIYLKR, encoded by the coding sequence ATGGACAAAGAATTTCTACATTTTGAAAAAATTAATCGGGAAACTTGGCAGAATTTGCACCGCAAAACCACCCCACCACTCTCTCAAACAGAGCTCAATTCTATTAAAAGTTTTAACGACCGCATCAACCTCCAAGATGTACGAGACGTCTACCTGCCTTTGACAAACTTGATTGGAATCTACAAGCGTTCCAAAGAAGATTTGGCCTTCTCAAAAGGTATTTTTCTCCAAAAAACGAGTGAACGCCAACCCTTTATCATTGGGGTTTCAGGGAGTGTTGCGGTTGGAAAATCCACCACTAGCCGTTTACTTCAAATCCTGCTATCGCGAACCTTCGAAGGCTCGACAGTAGAATTGGTGACAACGGATGGCTTCCTCTATCCAAATGCTATCTTAAAAGAACAAGAGATCCTCAATCGAAAAGGATTTCCAGAAAGCTATGATATGGAATTGCTCCTTGATTTTCTCAATCAAATTAAAAACAACAAGAGCGTAGAAATCCCTGTCTATTCCCACGAAATATACGATATTGTCCCAGATGAGAAGCAAACCATTTTACCGGCTGATTTTGTCATTGTCGAAGGAATCAATGTCTTTCAAAATCCGCAAAATGACAGTCTCTATATGACCGATTTCTTTGATTTTTCAATCTATGTGGATGCCGCAGTTGATGATATCGAATCTTGGTATATCGATCGTTTCCAAAAACTACTTGCATTAGCTCAAAATGATCCTAATAACTACTACTATCGATTTACAGAGCAACCCCTAGAAGAAGTTTTAAGCATGGCCCATCAGGTCTGGGAATCCATTAATTTAGTCAACTTGCAACATTACATCCAACCAACCAGAAACCGAGCTGATCTGATTCTCCATAAGGCAACCAACCATGAAATCGACGAAATTTATCTCAAACGCTAG
- a CDS encoding class I SAM-dependent methyltransferase encodes MSKMYFDVNPDAAHDIHDLAVVLLGQKMNFYTDAGVFSKKMIDYGSQVLLSTLDFQEGESVLDVGCGYGPIGLSLAKAQGVAVTMVDVNERALDLAKKNASRNGVEAQIFSSDVYEAVEGVFDHVISNPPIRAGKRVVHQVITGSFEHLKPGGDLTIVIQKKQGAPSAKAKMEETFGNCEIVKKDKGYYILRSEKES; translated from the coding sequence ATGAGTAAAATGTATTTCGATGTAAACCCAGATGCAGCCCATGATATTCATGATCTGGCTGTTGTTTTATTGGGGCAAAAGATGAATTTCTATACGGACGCGGGCGTCTTTAGTAAAAAAATGATTGACTATGGAAGCCAGGTGCTCTTATCAACCCTGGATTTTCAAGAAGGGGAAAGTGTCCTTGATGTTGGCTGTGGCTATGGTCCGATCGGCCTCTCTCTAGCTAAAGCCCAGGGAGTTGCAGTGACTATGGTCGATGTCAATGAGCGGGCACTAGACTTGGCTAAGAAAAATGCCAGCAGAAATGGCGTGGAAGCTCAGATCTTTTCTTCGGATGTCTATGAAGCAGTAGAAGGGGTCTTTGACCATGTGATCAGTAATCCGCCGATCCGAGCTGGAAAGAGAGTGGTCCACCAAGTGATCACCGGTAGTTTTGAACATTTGAAACCAGGTGGAGATTTGACCATTGTCATTCAGAAAAAACAAGGGGCTCCGAGCGCTAAGGCCAAGATGGAAGAGACGTTTGGCAATTGTGAAATCGTAAAAAAAGACAAAGGCTATTATATTTTAAGAAGTGAGAAAGAATCATGA
- a CDS encoding pyrimidine-nucleoside phosphorylase encodes MRAVDIIQKKRDGLALNKEEIEWLLEGYVAGTVPDYQMSAFAMAVYFKGMTTEEISHMTMKMVQTGQQFDLSAIPGIKVDKHSTGGVGDKVTLVLVPLVASFGVPVAKMSGRGLGHTGGTIDKLESIKGFQIERTQEEFIQQVQEIGLSVIGQSDQLVKADKLLYALRDVTATVDTIPLIASSVMSKKIAAGADAILLDVTVGEGAFMKNIEDARRLARTMVDLGNAVGRKTIAVITDMSQPLGTSIGNRLEILEALDILKGQGRADVTEFICELAQIMLKLANVEQSIEAIHEHLNNGQALAKFEEMVVAQGGDLEDLHRPVKVDQVLEVTADKDGVIAALPAMEFGLFAMRLGAGRAVKSDPLDYETGIVFDKKVGEHVKKGERIARIFMNEKNSQERVTEFKKNVKILERAESVKEIIEIIS; translated from the coding sequence ATGAGAGCAGTAGATATCATTCAGAAAAAAAGAGATGGTCTTGCCTTAAACAAGGAAGAAATTGAATGGCTGCTTGAGGGCTATGTGGCTGGAACAGTACCAGATTACCAAATGTCTGCTTTTGCTATGGCCGTTTATTTTAAAGGGATGACGACGGAAGAAATTTCTCATATGACCATGAAGATGGTCCAAACGGGGCAACAGTTTGATCTGTCAGCTATTCCAGGGATCAAGGTGGACAAACATTCGACTGGTGGTGTGGGAGACAAGGTAACTTTGGTCTTGGTGCCTTTGGTTGCAAGTTTCGGAGTGCCGGTTGCCAAAATGAGCGGTCGTGGCTTAGGCCACACAGGTGGAACCATCGATAAGTTGGAATCCATTAAAGGCTTCCAGATTGAACGGACCCAAGAGGAATTTATCCAACAGGTGCAGGAGATCGGCTTATCGGTCATTGGGCAGTCTGACCAACTCGTAAAAGCAGACAAACTCTTGTATGCTCTGCGTGATGTAACGGCGACAGTGGATACCATTCCTTTGATTGCTAGCTCCGTCATGAGTAAGAAAATTGCTGCTGGTGCGGATGCTATTCTTTTGGATGTGACAGTGGGCGAGGGTGCCTTTATGAAGAATATTGAGGATGCTCGTCGCTTAGCACGTACCATGGTGGATCTTGGAAATGCAGTGGGTCGGAAAACCATCGCTGTCATTACAGATATGAGCCAACCTTTGGGAACCAGTATTGGTAATCGTTTAGAAATTTTGGAAGCCTTGGATATTCTGAAAGGGCAGGGCCGAGCTGATGTCACAGAGTTTATTTGTGAATTAGCGCAAATCATGTTGAAATTGGCCAATGTAGAACAATCGATTGAAGCCATCCATGAACACTTGAACAATGGTCAGGCTTTAGCGAAGTTTGAAGAAATGGTTGTGGCTCAAGGTGGAGACTTAGAAGATTTGCATCGTCCCGTCAAAGTGGATCAGGTCCTTGAAGTAACAGCGGACAAAGATGGCGTCATTGCTGCTTTACCTGCCATGGAGTTTGGCTTGTTTGCCATGCGCTTGGGTGCTGGCCGTGCTGTCAAATCAGATCCCCTCGATTACGAAACAGGAATTGTGTTTGACAAAAAAGTGGGAGAGCACGTCAAAAAAGGGGAACGCATTGCCCGTATTTTCATGAATGAAAAAAATTCACAAGAAAGAGTTACAGAATTCAAAAAAAATGTTAAAATACTAGAAAGGGCTGAAAGCGTTAAAGAAATTATTGAAATAATATCTTAA
- the deoC gene encoding deoxyribose-phosphate aldolase yields MKLNKYIDHTLLKPDAQQEQIEKLIEEAKAYDFASVCVNPTWVNFAAEGLRDSDVKVCTVIGFPLGANTPFVKACETKNAIQNGADEIDMVINIGALKSKNLALVEEDIQAVVEASGDKLVKVIIETCLLTDDEKIVACQIAKLAGADFVKTSTGFSTGGATVEDVALMRQTVGPDMGVKASGGARSYEDALAFIEAGATRIGTSSGVAIMEGKVAHGDY; encoded by the coding sequence ATGAAGTTAAATAAATATATCGATCACACTCTTTTAAAACCAGATGCGCAACAAGAACAGATCGAAAAGCTGATCGAAGAAGCTAAGGCTTATGATTTTGCGAGTGTCTGTGTGAACCCGACATGGGTGAATTTTGCGGCTGAGGGCTTGCGCGATTCAGACGTTAAAGTTTGTACCGTCATTGGTTTTCCTTTAGGAGCAAATACACCATTTGTCAAAGCGTGTGAAACAAAAAATGCGATTCAAAATGGTGCCGATGAGATTGACATGGTCATTAATATCGGGGCTCTTAAGTCTAAGAATTTAGCACTAGTTGAGGAAGATATCCAAGCGGTAGTCGAAGCGAGCGGTGATAAGCTGGTCAAAGTCATCATTGAGACTTGTCTCTTAACCGATGATGAAAAGATCGTTGCTTGTCAAATTGCTAAGTTAGCTGGCGCAGACTTTGTGAAGACTTCAACTGGCTTCTCAACTGGAGGAGCAACGGTAGAAGATGTTGCCTTAATGCGTCAAACTGTTGGACCCGACATGGGTGTTAAGGCTTCTGGTGGTGCTCGCTCTTATGAAGATGCTCTTGCTTTTATCGAAGCTGGTGCGACCCGTATTGGGACTTCTTCTGGTGTAGCCATCATGGAAGGTAAGGTGGCTCATGGCGACTACTGA
- a CDS encoding cytidine deaminase, giving the protein MATTELIDLAVEVSQQAYVPYSHFPIGAVLLTKDGEIYTGVNIENASFGLTNCGERTAIFKAVSEGAREFQELIIYGQTEKPISPCGACRQVMAEFFEPDLPVTLVSKDKSTVVMTVKELLPYSFTDLT; this is encoded by the coding sequence ATGGCGACTACTGAGTTGATTGACTTAGCAGTTGAAGTGAGTCAACAAGCCTATGTGCCTTACTCTCATTTCCCAATTGGAGCTGTACTGCTAACGAAGGATGGAGAAATCTATACAGGTGTCAATATCGAAAATGCCAGTTTTGGTTTGACCAACTGTGGAGAACGGACAGCCATTTTTAAAGCTGTTTCTGAAGGAGCTCGTGAGTTTCAAGAGCTCATTATCTACGGGCAAACAGAAAAGCCCATCTCTCCATGTGGTGCTTGTCGCCAGGTCATGGCTGAATTTTTTGAGCCAGACCTTCCTGTAACCTTAGTATCTAAAGATAAATCGACGGTCGTGATGACGGTCAAGGAATTACTTCCATATTCCTTTACAGACCTGACTTAA
- a CDS encoding BMP family lipoprotein, which yields MNKKQWLGLGLVTVAAIGLAACGNRASKKDSANSESKTDLKAAIVTDTGGVDDKSFNQSAWEGLQAWGKENGLSKGNGFDYFQSTDESQYATNLDEAVSNDYKLIFGVGFALRDAVEKAASDNEETNFVIIDDRIEGKKNVASAVFADNEAGYLAGIAAAKTTKTKQVGFVGGMESEVITRFRAGFEAGVKSVDPSIKVQVDYAGSFGDAAKGKTIAAAQYAAGADVIYQVAGGTGAGVFSEAKDLNEKKNEDEKVWVLGVDRDQKAEGEYTSKDGKKSNFVLASSLKKVGESVKDLAKKAADGKFPGGKVITYSLKDGGVDLTTDNLSADAKKAVEDAKAKILDGSLKVPEK from the coding sequence ATGAACAAGAAACAATGGCTAGGCCTTGGTCTAGTAACTGTCGCTGCTATCGGACTTGCAGCATGTGGAAATCGTGCGTCTAAAAAAGATAGCGCAAACTCAGAATCAAAAACTGATTTGAAAGCTGCTATCGTTACCGATACTGGTGGTGTGGATGACAAATCATTCAACCAATCTGCTTGGGAAGGTTTGCAAGCTTGGGGGAAAGAAAACGGTCTTTCTAAAGGGAACGGATTTGACTACTTCCAATCAACAGATGAATCTCAATATGCGACAAACCTTGATGAAGCTGTTTCTAACGACTACAAATTGATCTTTGGTGTTGGTTTTGCCTTGCGTGATGCAGTAGAAAAAGCGGCTTCTGACAACGAAGAAACAAACTTTGTTATCATTGACGACCGTATTGAAGGTAAAAAGAACGTAGCATCTGCTGTCTTTGCCGACAACGAAGCTGGTTACCTTGCTGGTATCGCTGCTGCGAAAACTACAAAAACTAAACAAGTTGGTTTTGTAGGTGGTATGGAAAGTGAAGTTATCACTCGTTTCCGCGCTGGATTTGAAGCTGGTGTTAAATCTGTTGACCCATCTATCAAAGTTCAAGTAGACTACGCTGGTTCATTCGGTGACGCTGCTAAAGGTAAAACAATTGCTGCTGCACAATACGCTGCAGGTGCAGACGTTATCTACCAAGTAGCTGGTGGTACTGGAGCAGGTGTCTTCTCTGAAGCAAAAGACTTGAACGAGAAGAAAAATGAAGACGAAAAAGTTTGGGTTCTTGGTGTGGACCGTGACCAAAAAGCTGAAGGTGAATACACTTCTAAAGATGGTAAAAAATCTAACTTTGTCTTGGCTTCAAGCTTGAAGAAAGTCGGAGAATCTGTAAAAGACTTGGCTAAGAAAGCTGCTGACGGTAAATTCCCTGGCGGTAAAGTGATTACTTATAGCTTGAAAGATGGTGGAGTTGATTTGACAACTGACAACCTTTCTGCAGATGCTAAAAAAGCTGTCGAAGATGCCAAAGCTAAAATCCTTGATGGATCTCTTAAAGT